The Terriglobia bacterium genome includes the window CGTGGGTGTCATTCCCGCCAGCTTTAACCTGTATGGGCGGGCGCGGGATGTCTACATTCCGATCGGACAATGGGCCGACCCGACGTTTCGCGATCGCCGTGTCAGCATGGGCTCTCAGGTCATCGGGCGGGTGAAACCCGGGGTGACTCTGGCCCAGGCGCGGGCGGATATGGACCGCATCGGCCGGAATTTGGCGGCCACCTATCCCGACTCCAACAAGGGCATGGGCATTGCGCTGCTGCCTTTGAAAGAGAACATGGTCGGGGACATCCGGCCGTTCCTCTTCCTGCTGCTGGGGGCCGTGGGGTTTGTGTTGCTGATCGCGTGCGCGAACGTGGCGAACCTGCTGCTGGCACGGGCCACGGGCCGGACGAAAGAATTTGCCATTCGCGCGGCCCTGGGGGCCAATCGAGGCCGCGTCATCCGTCAACTGTTGACAGAGAGCGTTCTCCTGGCGATGGGCGGGGGCGCCCTGGGGCTCACCCTGGCGTACTGGGGGACGAAGGCCATCCTGGGCACGCTGCCGCAAGCGCTGCCGCGCGCGAGCGAAGTGAAGCTCGACTGGCATGTGCTGCTCTTCACGCTGGGGGTTTCGGTCGCGGTCGGTATGATTTTCGGGCTGATGCCGGCGCTGCGGATGTCCCGTGCCGGGCTGGCGGAAGTCCTCAAGGAAGGCGGGCGCGGCATGAGCGGGGCGCGGCACCGTGCTCAACGCGTGTTCGTTGCAGTGGAGATGGCGATGGCGCTGGTGCTGCTGGCGGGAGCCGGGTTGATGGTGCGCAGCCTCACGGCCCTGTGGAAGGTTGACCCCGGATTCAATCCGCACAACGTGATGACGTTTGATATGACGATGCCGCGCGGCATTGCGGACAATCCGCTGGCCCAACGAACGCTGCTGCGCAACCTCCACGACACCCTGGTCGCCGTGCCCGGCGTGCAATTTGCTTCCCTGCAGGGAGGCTCGCTGCCCATGAATGGGGACTCCGAATTGCCCTTCTGGCTCGAGGGTCAGCCCAAGCCAGCCACCCAGGACGAGATGTCCATCGCGCTGTTTTATCTGGTGGAACCGGAGTACCTGAAGGCGATGGGAACTCCCCTGAAGCGCGGCCGGTTCCTGGCGGAACAAGACAACGAGCATTCGCCGCCGGTGGTGGTGATTGACGAAATATTCGCGCGGAAATATTTCCCCAACGAGGACCCCATCGGAAAGCGCCTGAATCTCGCCATCGTGGACATGCAGCCGATGATTGTGGGCGTCGCCGGCCACGTCAAGCACTGGGGATTGGATTCCGACGCGACCGCCAAGATTCAGGCGCAAATCTATATTCCATTCATGCAACTTCCGGATCGGCTCATGCCGTTGCTGTCGAACGGCGTGGGGCTGGTCGCTCGCACCCGGGGCCCCCAGGGCGAACTGGCGGAGACGATCCGGCGCACCCTGGCGCGAATGAACAGCGATCAGGTGGTGTACGGCGTCCAGTCCATGGACGAGATCGTGGCCGATTCCTTCTCCGATCGAAGATTCTCCATGATCCTGCTCGGGGTCTTTGCGGGGCTGGCCCTGATTCTCTCAAGTATCGGAATCTATGGGGTCGTGTCCTATCTGGCGGAGCAGCGGACCCATGAGATCGGAATCCGCCTGGCGCTGGGCGCCCAGCGGGGCGATGTGCTCCGGCTGGTGCTCGGCCAGGGGGCCGGGATGGCCCTGGTGGGAGTGGGCATTGGACTGGGCGCGACCTTGGGCCTCACGCGGCTGATGTCCAAAATGCTCTTCAGCGTGAGCGCGACCGATCCCCTGACCCTGGGGGGCGTTTCGGTGATGTTGACCGCCGTGGCGCTCGTGGCGTGCTATATCCCCGCACACCGCGCCATGCGCACCGATCCCGTGATCGCCCTGCGGTACGAGTAGATGAACTG containing:
- a CDS encoding ABC transporter permease, which translates into the protein MGSLIQDIRYGARTLAKSPGFIIIAILTLALGIGANSALFSVVNGVLLHPLPYPDPDKLVAVFASTREFQHSSVTYLNYLDWEKYNQSFEHLGIFRNEDEFLIGAGEGERVRAYQVSSGFFPAVGIQPRLGRLLRPEEDRIGGAPVTMISEGLWKRKFSASPDIIGKSITLTGKSYEVVGVIPASFNLYGRARDVYIPIGQWADPTFRDRRVSMGSQVIGRVKPGVTLAQARADMDRIGRNLAATYPDSNKGMGIALLPLKENMVGDIRPFLFLLLGAVGFVLLIACANVANLLLARATGRTKEFAIRAALGANRGRVIRQLLTESVLLAMGGGALGLTLAYWGTKAILGTLPQALPRASEVKLDWHVLLFTLGVSVAVGMIFGLMPALRMSRAGLAEVLKEGGRGMSGARHRAQRVFVAVEMAMALVLLAGAGLMVRSLTALWKVDPGFNPHNVMTFDMTMPRGIADNPLAQRTLLRNLHDTLVAVPGVQFASLQGGSLPMNGDSELPFWLEGQPKPATQDEMSIALFYLVEPEYLKAMGTPLKRGRFLAEQDNEHSPPVVVIDEIFARKYFPNEDPIGKRLNLAIVDMQPMIVGVAGHVKHWGLDSDATAKIQAQIYIPFMQLPDRLMPLLSNGVGLVARTRGPQGELAETIRRTLARMNSDQVVYGVQSMDEIVADSFSDRRFSMILLGVFAGLALILSSIGIYGVVSYLAEQRTHEIGIRLALGAQRGDVLRLVLGQGAGMALVGVGIGLGATLGLTRLMSKMLFSVSATDPLTLGGVSVMLTAVALVACYIPAHRAMRTDPVIALRYE